From the genome of Chthoniobacterales bacterium, one region includes:
- a CDS encoding DUF4062 domain-containing protein encodes MSPRPTIFISAVSKELRSARQLVSNTLTFLGYEPIWQDIFGTETGDLRQMLRDKIDQSKGVVQLVGQCYGAEPTSPDPDFGRVSYTQYEALYARKKGTKVWYLFMDEDFPIDPHEPEPEEQRQLQAAYRGVLKADSHLFHPLKTREALEAGVLKLRDDLTELRKGARRWAWGIAALIVFVALLAIWLVFGQSKISTKIDKSQQTLEKIADRFEALASNGGVIANAKTPEEHYHNARIHELSGNFSSARKEYTDYLFSNLEAIDPWLSYLAMLKSAEGKAGAAEAMRYMADKLKPPTISYQTAIALLEDGDARIAKLTALAEKNPDFGPLPWLISQEYSETRRGDQTLADKRAEKEWLERFRAAQAAGKFEKFFIDKKEAQKWVETADARWASLTSTSDKVLENPITLTAQYSSGGWAIIFTLTDFKAKELFYRLDGKGDFVSTGHLPQKNAQTGLPMIQTYVPLPNLAPGEHTVEAKYLDRNDKSNGPYTLKFSTQGEELAQGKQILEMTKGSWVSFRDYDGKVLLYFTHLLSYRPVIKEIHYSLNSEAVDQNYKFKPSDKMFIAGDDLVYISVPANTQYAAVQITYKDGTKSGIQKIMRTGP; translated from the coding sequence ATGTCGCCTCGCCCTACCATCTTTATCTCCGCCGTCAGCAAGGAGTTGCGCAGTGCCCGCCAGCTCGTTTCCAATACCCTGACCTTTCTCGGCTACGAACCGATCTGGCAGGACATTTTCGGGACGGAAACGGGGGACCTGCGACAGATGTTGCGGGACAAAATCGACCAGAGCAAAGGCGTAGTGCAGCTCGTCGGTCAATGTTATGGCGCCGAGCCGACGTCACCGGATCCGGATTTCGGCCGGGTCAGCTACACCCAATACGAGGCACTCTACGCCCGGAAAAAGGGAACCAAGGTTTGGTACCTTTTCATGGACGAAGATTTCCCGATCGATCCGCACGAGCCCGAGCCCGAAGAGCAGCGCCAGCTTCAGGCGGCCTATCGAGGTGTGCTCAAGGCCGATTCCCATCTTTTCCACCCGCTCAAAACGCGGGAGGCGTTGGAGGCGGGTGTCCTCAAACTCCGCGACGATCTCACGGAATTACGGAAAGGTGCGCGGCGTTGGGCCTGGGGAATCGCGGCCCTGATCGTTTTTGTCGCGCTCCTGGCGATCTGGTTGGTGTTCGGCCAGAGCAAAATCTCCACGAAGATCGACAAGAGCCAGCAGACGCTGGAAAAGATCGCGGACCGATTTGAAGCGCTCGCGTCGAACGGCGGTGTCATCGCGAACGCGAAGACGCCTGAAGAGCATTATCACAACGCCCGGATCCACGAGCTGAGCGGGAACTTCTCTTCGGCGCGCAAGGAATACACCGATTACCTTTTCTCGAATCTCGAGGCAATCGATCCCTGGCTGAGCTACCTCGCGATGCTCAAATCCGCGGAGGGAAAAGCGGGCGCGGCCGAGGCGATGCGTTACATGGCGGACAAGCTTAAGCCGCCCACCATTTCCTACCAGACCGCGATCGCCCTACTCGAGGATGGCGACGCCCGGATCGCGAAGCTAACCGCGCTCGCTGAGAAGAATCCCGATTTTGGTCCGCTGCCGTGGTTGATCAGCCAGGAGTATTCCGAGACGCGGCGCGGCGACCAGACCCTGGCCGACAAGCGCGCGGAAAAGGAATGGCTGGAGAGATTTCGCGCCGCCCAGGCCGCCGGGAAGTTCGAGAAATTCTTCATCGACAAGAAGGAAGCACAGAAGTGGGTGGAGACCGCCGACGCCCGGTGGGCCAGCCTGACGAGCACCTCCGACAAAGTGCTCGAGAATCCGATTACGCTGACGGCGCAATATTCCAGTGGCGGCTGGGCAATTATTTTCACGCTCACCGATTTCAAGGCGAAGGAGCTCTTCTACCGGCTCGATGGAAAGGGGGACTTCGTCTCTACCGGTCATTTGCCGCAGAAGAATGCGCAAACTGGCCTGCCGATGATTCAGACTTACGTTCCGCTACCGAATCTGGCGCCCGGCGAGCACACCGTGGAAGCGAAATACCTCGACCGGAATGACAAGAGCAACGGTCCCTACACGTTGAAGTTCTCGACCCAGGGCGAAGAGCTCGCCCAAGGCAAACAGATCCTCGAGATGACCAAGGGCTCCTGGGTGTCGTTCCGCGATTACGACGGCAAAGTTCTTCTCTACTTCACCCATCTCCTTTCCTATCGCCCCGTCATCAAGGAAATCCATTATTCGCTCAACAGCGAGGCGGTTGACCAGAACTACAAGTTCAAGCCGAGCGATAAAATGTTTATCGCTGGAGATGACCTGGTTTATATCAGCGTCCCCGCCAACACCCAGTACGCCGCTGTCCAGATCACCTACAAGGACGGAACGAAGTCAGGAATCCAAAAGATAATGCGCACGGGACCGTAG
- the ggt gene encoding gamma-glutamyltransferase, whose product MNRFVVALLISFTASPLLAQIDRITGRQFATRSEVLARHGAVCTSVPAATQVGLDILKRGGSAVDAAIAANATLGLMEPVSNGVGGDLFAIVYSAKENKLYGLNGSGRSPLGLSYDQMKAELDKLNRKTIPPRGMLPISVPGTVDAWNELHKKFGKLKLSDDLAPAAKYAEEGFPVTELIAFYWHLGPELYKDLPGAFLETYTLDGKGRTPAKGDIFKNPALASTLRLIGEKGRDAYYQGEIADKIDAFMRANGGHLRKIDFEKHTSTWVDPVSVNYRGYDVFELPPNGQGIATLQILNLLEGFDLKAMGYNSPAALHAMIEAKKIAWADRAKFYADPAFAKIPLAGLLSKNYAAERRKLIDPQHAAKKIAPGNPALKDGDTIYLCTADDEGNMVSLIQSNYRGMGSGIVVPGLGFMFQDRGELFSMEPGHANVYAPGKRPFHTIIPGFVMKDQKPWLAFGVMGGGMQPQGHVQVLTNQIDFGMGVQEAGDASRWQHEGDSEPTGEKLDEHGGYVNLESGVPWETVRELRLKGHDVRYDLGGYGGYQAIKVEMHDGQRVYVAASESRKDGQAAGY is encoded by the coding sequence ATGAACCGATTCGTGGTTGCGCTTCTCATTTCGTTCACCGCATCGCCGCTCCTCGCCCAGATCGACCGCATTACCGGCCGGCAGTTCGCCACTCGTTCGGAAGTGCTCGCGCGGCACGGCGCGGTTTGCACCAGCGTCCCGGCCGCGACGCAGGTCGGCCTCGACATCTTGAAACGCGGCGGAAGCGCGGTCGATGCCGCCATTGCCGCCAACGCCACTCTCGGTTTGATGGAGCCGGTCTCGAATGGCGTCGGCGGCGATCTGTTCGCGATCGTTTACAGCGCCAAGGAAAACAAACTTTATGGACTGAACGGCAGTGGACGTTCGCCGCTCGGCTTGAGCTACGACCAAATGAAAGCCGAGCTCGACAAGTTGAACCGCAAAACGATTCCGCCCCGCGGCATGCTCCCCATCAGTGTGCCGGGCACGGTCGATGCCTGGAACGAGCTGCACAAGAAATTCGGCAAGCTCAAATTGAGCGACGATCTCGCGCCAGCCGCAAAATATGCCGAAGAAGGTTTTCCAGTGACCGAGCTTATCGCGTTCTACTGGCACCTTGGGCCTGAGCTTTATAAGGATTTGCCCGGCGCGTTTCTCGAAACTTACACACTCGATGGCAAAGGCCGGACGCCGGCGAAGGGCGATATTTTCAAAAACCCGGCGCTCGCTTCCACGCTGCGACTGATCGGCGAGAAAGGGCGCGACGCCTACTATCAGGGCGAGATCGCGGACAAAATCGACGCGTTTATGCGAGCGAATGGGGGTCACCTGCGCAAGATCGACTTCGAGAAACATACCTCGACCTGGGTGGATCCCGTGTCGGTGAACTATCGCGGTTACGACGTCTTCGAGTTGCCGCCGAACGGACAGGGGATCGCGACGCTCCAGATCTTGAACCTGCTCGAGGGCTTCGATCTCAAGGCCATGGGTTACAATTCGCCTGCTGCCCTTCACGCCATGATCGAAGCGAAGAAGATCGCGTGGGCTGATCGCGCAAAGTTTTATGCGGATCCTGCTTTCGCGAAAATCCCGCTGGCCGGGTTGCTTTCGAAAAACTATGCGGCCGAACGGCGCAAGCTGATCGATCCCCAACACGCCGCGAAAAAGATCGCGCCCGGAAACCCGGCCTTGAAAGATGGGGACACGATCTACCTCTGCACCGCGGACGATGAAGGCAACATGGTCAGCCTGATCCAGAGCAATTACCGGGGCATGGGGAGCGGCATCGTCGTTCCCGGCCTCGGCTTCATGTTCCAGGATCGCGGCGAATTATTCTCGATGGAGCCCGGCCACGCCAACGTCTATGCGCCAGGCAAGCGGCCTTTCCACACCATTATCCCGGGCTTTGTCATGAAGGACCAAAAGCCGTGGCTGGCGTTTGGCGTGATGGGTGGGGGGATGCAGCCGCAGGGACACGTCCAGGTCCTGACGAATCAGATCGATTTCGGGATGGGCGTTCAGGAAGCCGGCGACGCTTCCCGCTGGCAGCATGAAGGCGATAGTGAGCCGACCGGCGAAAAGCTCGACGAGCACGGCGGCTACGTAAATCTCGAAAGCGGCGTTCCGTGGGAAACCGTGCGGGAATTAAGACTGAAAGGCCACGACGTTCGCTACGACCTCGGTGGGTATGGCGGCTATCAGGCGATCAAAGTCGAAATGCACGACGGCCAGCGGGTCTATGTTGCGGCGAGCGAAAGCCGCAAGGATGGGCAGGCTGCGGGGTATTAA
- a CDS encoding ABC transporter permease has product MKLPFSFFLALRYLQPKRTFVSIITLISVLGVMLGVMVLILVISVMTGFDRELRQKVIDFDAHILVSTEDVLRDWRDLTVKIRNTPGVVGTAPYVQGPVIVEFQTRRLAPLIRGIDPVEEEKVVPLKKFIKKGTLDLEGDSAVIGVELARKLQINVGDKLTVYSPGNLGEILDGIKGLENTKGDDERKAIDKLREVVLPKELTITGIFETGHYLHDSEFLLVPIYVGQELYGLGDALHGLTVKTTDPYAAEGVKQEIQKYLTPPEFAQTWIDMNNQYFEAVRLERTVMFFLLFFIIIVAAFGIMNTLITVTVQKTRDIGIMKAIGANIRQIVWVFLGQGVVVGLFGTLTGLALGMTLIRYRNEFSHWLANTFGIEVFPKQVYQFSQIPAQVVPMDVAKICIGAFVVCCVFAFLPAYRAARLDPVKALRYE; this is encoded by the coding sequence TTGAAACTGCCGTTTAGCTTCTTCCTTGCGCTGCGTTATCTGCAACCGAAGCGCACCTTTGTCTCGATCATCACCCTCATTTCGGTGCTCGGCGTGATGCTGGGAGTCATGGTGCTGATCCTGGTCATCTCCGTCATGACGGGATTCGACCGCGAATTGCGCCAGAAGGTAATCGACTTCGACGCCCATATCCTGGTCAGCACCGAGGACGTCCTGCGCGATTGGCGCGATCTGACGGTGAAAATCCGGAACACTCCAGGCGTGGTCGGGACCGCTCCCTATGTGCAGGGCCCCGTTATCGTGGAGTTTCAAACGCGCCGGCTGGCGCCGCTGATCCGCGGGATCGATCCGGTGGAAGAGGAAAAGGTGGTGCCGCTGAAAAAGTTCATCAAGAAAGGCACACTCGATCTGGAGGGAGATTCCGCGGTCATCGGAGTGGAACTCGCCCGCAAACTCCAGATCAACGTCGGGGACAAACTGACGGTGTATTCACCGGGCAATCTCGGTGAGATCCTGGACGGCATTAAAGGACTGGAGAACACGAAAGGCGACGACGAGCGCAAGGCGATCGACAAGTTGCGCGAGGTTGTTTTGCCCAAGGAACTGACGATCACTGGAATCTTTGAGACGGGACATTACTTGCACGACTCGGAGTTCCTCCTCGTGCCGATCTACGTTGGCCAGGAACTTTATGGCCTCGGGGACGCGCTCCATGGCCTCACCGTCAAAACCACCGATCCGTATGCCGCCGAGGGCGTGAAGCAGGAGATCCAGAAATACCTCACCCCGCCCGAATTTGCCCAAACCTGGATCGACATGAACAACCAGTATTTCGAAGCGGTTCGGCTCGAACGAACCGTGATGTTCTTTCTGCTGTTCTTCATCATCATTGTGGCCGCGTTCGGGATCATGAACACGCTCATCACCGTCACGGTGCAAAAGACGCGTGACATTGGAATCATGAAAGCGATCGGGGCCAATATCCGCCAGATCGTGTGGGTCTTTCTAGGTCAGGGTGTGGTGGTCGGACTTTTCGGGACGCTCACCGGGCTGGCCCTGGGCATGACCCTGATTCGGTATCGGAACGAATTCAGCCACTGGCTGGCGAATACGTTCGGAATCGAGGTGTTCCCGAAACAGGTCTATCAGTTCTCGCAAATTCCGGCGCAGGTCGTTCCGATGGATGTCGCCAAGATCTGCATTGGCGCTTTCGTGGTCTGCTGCGTTTTCGCGTTTCTTCCGGCCTATCGAGCGGCCAGGCTCGATCCCGTGAAAGCGTTGCGCTACGAGTAG
- a CDS encoding DUF2237 domain-containing protein, with protein MVTNVLGTELRCCCRDPLTGFYRDGYCRTGPEDLGLHTVCVEVTEEFLDFSVLDGNDLVTPMPEWGFPGLKPGDRWCVCVTRWKAALDHNRAAPVDLEATHSSVLEFVDLEDLQAHSIKH; from the coding sequence ATGGTAACGAATGTTCTTGGCACCGAACTGCGCTGCTGTTGCCGCGATCCGCTGACGGGATTCTATCGGGATGGATATTGTCGCACGGGCCCGGAAGATCTCGGGCTTCACACCGTTTGCGTGGAAGTCACTGAGGAATTTCTCGATTTCTCCGTTCTCGATGGAAACGATCTCGTGACGCCGATGCCGGAATGGGGTTTCCCCGGACTAAAGCCCGGAGACCGCTGGTGTGTCTGCGTCACACGCTGGAAAGCCGCGCTCGATCACAACCGCGCCGCGCCGGTCGACCTTGAAGCGACCCACTCGTCTGTGCTCGAGTTTGTCGATCTGGAGGATTTGCAGGCCCATTCGATTAAACATTGA
- a CDS encoding 2'-5' RNA ligase family protein produces MGTRGEIITYWLCPGEPARGYCAALIRELAARFDAPVFEPHVTIFVMSAERGHPAEVLAKVLPGHRRFRLEALGLGYSDKFTETLFIRFAPHPDLARLSEDLRRASGSPGDYELNPHLSLLYKTMDSETKRELARSIALPFGDATFDTVKAVLSPARIESRQDVESWRVVAEERLAR; encoded by the coding sequence ATGGGCACGCGCGGAGAGATCATCACCTATTGGCTCTGCCCGGGTGAACCGGCCCGGGGTTATTGCGCGGCGCTCATCCGGGAGCTCGCAGCGCGATTCGATGCACCGGTTTTCGAACCGCATGTTACAATTTTTGTGATGAGCGCGGAACGGGGACATCCCGCTGAAGTTCTGGCGAAAGTTCTGCCCGGGCACCGGCGATTCCGGCTCGAAGCTCTGGGGCTGGGTTACTCCGACAAATTCACCGAAACGCTCTTCATTCGCTTTGCACCGCACCCTGACCTGGCCCGCCTGAGTGAAGATTTGCGGCGCGCATCGGGTTCGCCAGGCGATTACGAATTGAACCCGCACCTCAGCCTGCTCTACAAAACAATGGATTCGGAAACGAAACGCGAGCTCGCCCGCTCGATCGCTCTGCCTTTTGGCGACGCTACCTTCGACACCGTGAAAGCCGTTCTCAGCCCGGCGCGAATAGAATCGCGGCAGGATGTCGAAAGCTGGCGGGTTGTCGCCGAAGAAAGGCTCGCCCGGTGA